From Cydia fagiglandana chromosome 6, ilCydFagi1.1, whole genome shotgun sequence, the proteins below share one genomic window:
- the LOC134665046 gene encoding TRPL translocation defect protein 14 isoform X3 — protein sequence MIQIENTFFELGRTCQRNCLIICDRGAMDASAFISKEKWEAMLDVNSWNSVELRDNRYNHIVHMVSAANGAEDFYSTEDHACRSEGVELARELDYNAAAAWIGHPYFDVIDNSTDFDKKMNRLIACVCQKIGIETGDRLNVNSKKRKFLVKGPLPPDSEFPAFQDFDVVHNYLQSDVRKAQVRLRKRGQKGHWSYIHTLRKFHPSNGQSVEVRTQLTHRDYLNMLPQRDDAHFTIFKKRRCFIFNNQYYQLDIYRQPTHPRCRGLVLLETYSAAYDQDSLLATLPKFLTIEREVTGDPAFSMYNLSLKEDWKTSKRYYAGQKDAGTECHGQAKWSLNGHADKLNGHACKVNGHGEKLNGHAKVNGCGENVNGHHESGVHGRHDTLDGHSMDLPSPKIPKKVAVKI from the exons TTATATCGAAGGAGAAGTGGGAG GCGATGCTGGACGTCAACAGCTGGAACAGCGTGGAGCTGCGAGACAACCGGTACAACCACATCGTGCACATGGTCTCCGCTGCCAACGGGGCCGAAGACTTCTACTCCACTGAG GACCACGCGTGCCGGTCGGAGGGCGTGGAGCTGGCCCGCGAGCTGGATTACAACGCGGCCGCCGCCTGGATCGGCCACCCCTACTTCGACGTCATCGACAACTCCACAGACTTCGACAAGAAGATGAACCGACTCATCGCCTGCGTCTGCCAGAAGATCGGCATCGAGACCGGGGACCGGCTCAACGTCAACTCTAAGAAACGCAAGTTCCTCGTCAAGGGGCCCCTCCCGCCGGACTCCGAGTTCCCCGCCTTCCAAGACTTCGACGTCGTGCATAACTACTTGCAGAGCGATGTCCGCAAAGCCCAAGTCAGGCTTCGCAAGCGTGGACAGAAAGGCCACTGGTCGTATATTCACACGCTTCGGAAATTCCATCCCAGTAACGGTCAGTCCGTGGAGGTGCggacgcagctcacgcacaggGATTACCTGAACATGTTGCCTCAGCGCGACGACGCACACTTCACTATCTTCAAGAAACGCCGGTGCTTCATCTTCAATAATCAGTACTACCAGCTGGACATCTACAGGCAGCCCACTCATCCGAG GTGCCGAGGCCTAGTCCTCCTGGAGACGTACAGCGCGGCCTACGACCAGGACTCTCTGCTGGCGACGCTGCCGAAGTTCCTCACGATCGAGCGCGAGGTGACCGGCGACCCCGCCTTCTCCATGTACAATCTCTCGCTGAAGGAAGACTGGAAGACCTCGAAAAGGTACTATGCGGGTCAAAAAGATGCGGGCACTGAGTGCCATG GGCAGGCTAAGTGGTCGTTGAATGGTCACGCTGACAAACTCAATGGGCATGCGTGTAAAGTCAATGGGCATGGTGAAAAGTTGAACGGACATGCGAAAGTCAACGGATGTGGCGAGAATGTGAACGGCCACCACGAGAGCGGCGTCCACGGCCGCCATGACACCCTCGACGGCCACTCCATGGATCTCCCGTCACCAAAGATTCCTAAAAAGGTCGCTGTTAAGATTTAA